Proteins from a single region of Butyrivibrio fibrisolvens:
- a CDS encoding CAP domain-containing protein: protein MRKIRDFKKIVSVLMVALIVLGTAACGSRADIGDAAFRAAGEGAGEIWIDEGKIALANELKSSEEIQAALDEALVLVNAQRTAAGLPALVRNQGLEDAAKVRAQEITTYFSHTRPDGSSWWTVNSTLQYGENLAKLYQSSSSVVNAWMNSPTHRANIMDSSFISIGMAIYQTSDGSWYWAQEFGY from the coding sequence ATGAGAAAAATAAGGGATTTTAAAAAGATAGTATCAGTGCTGATGGTAGCACTTATTGTATTAGGAACAGCTGCATGCGGCTCCAGAGCAGACATCGGAGATGCTGCTTTCCGTGCTGCGGGTGAAGGCGCTGGCGAAATATGGATTGATGAAGGAAAGATAGCTCTTGCTAATGAGCTTAAATCAAGTGAAGAAATTCAGGCTGCACTTGATGAGGCACTTGTTTTAGTAAATGCTCAGAGAACTGCTGCAGGACTTCCGGCACTTGTAAGGAATCAGGGACTTGAAGATGCAGCCAAGGTTAGAGCACAGGAGATCACAACCTACTTCTCACATACAAGACCTGATGGATCAAGCTGGTGGACAGTAAACAGTACACTCCAGTATGGCGAGAACCTTGCAAAGCTTTATCAGAGTTCATCATCAGTTGTTAATGCATGGATGAATTCTCCTACACATAGAGCCAACATTATGGATAGCTCATTTATCTCAATTGGAATGGCAATCTATCAGACAAGTGATGGCTCATGGTATTGGGCACAGGAATTCGGATATTAA
- the trpE gene encoding anthranilate synthase component I produces the protein MRQTTLDEVRKIAASGDYKLVPVKREILSDLRTPLETLRALQNVSNHCFLLESCEDNRQWGRYSFLGYAPDMTITSKDHELTITSKEGTKTTKCDNPGEYIKKIVEDNKAPQVEDFPTFTGGLVGYFAYEYMQYGEPSLHFNAKNENDFNDMDLMLFRKIICYDNFSQKILLIANVRTDDIENSYNSALKSLDEMEHLIRGGLQKPVMKGKLKSELKPKFSKEEFCEKIDRIKYHITEGDIFQLVFSNPMEAEFEGSLLNTYRVLRTTNPSPYMFYFYGDMEIAGASPETLVKVTDRTIRTFPLAGSRPRGATFEEDQALEKELLADEKERAEHNMLVDLGRNDLGRLCKFGTVEVEKYMEIERYSHVMHIGSEVKGVLRDDCDSIEAVDSVLPAGTLSGAPKIRACEIIDELEDSRRGIYGGAIGYVDFTGNLDTCIAIRLAYKKGNKVFVRSGAGIVADSVPETEYQECINKAKAVVLAIKEAEEE, from the coding sequence ATGAGACAGACGACTTTAGATGAAGTCAGAAAGATAGCAGCGTCAGGCGATTACAAGCTTGTACCTGTCAAAAGAGAAATCTTATCTGACTTAAGAACACCTTTAGAAACACTCAGAGCACTTCAAAACGTTAGTAATCACTGCTTTTTGCTTGAAAGCTGTGAAGATAACAGACAGTGGGGAAGATACAGTTTCCTTGGCTATGCCCCTGACATGACTATCACAAGTAAAGATCACGAACTTACTATTACAAGCAAAGAAGGTACAAAGACAACCAAATGTGATAATCCCGGCGAGTATATCAAAAAAATAGTTGAAGATAATAAAGCACCCCAGGTAGAAGACTTTCCAACATTTACCGGTGGACTCGTAGGCTATTTTGCCTATGAATATATGCAGTATGGCGAGCCATCCCTTCATTTTAATGCCAAAAATGAAAATGATTTTAATGACATGGATCTCATGCTATTTAGAAAGATCATCTGCTATGACAACTTCAGTCAGAAGATTCTCCTTATAGCAAATGTAAGAACTGATGATATTGAAAATTCCTATAATAGTGCCTTAAAGAGCCTCGATGAAATGGAACACCTGATAAGAGGCGGCCTCCAAAAGCCTGTTATGAAGGGAAAACTTAAATCAGAGCTTAAACCCAAGTTCAGTAAAGAAGAGTTCTGTGAAAAGATAGACAGGATCAAGTATCACATTACAGAAGGCGACATATTCCAGCTTGTATTCTCAAATCCCATGGAAGCAGAGTTTGAAGGTTCGCTCCTTAATACATATCGCGTACTCAGGACCACCAATCCAAGCCCATACATGTTCTACTTCTATGGCGACATGGAGATAGCAGGAGCATCCCCTGAAACTCTTGTGAAGGTAACAGACAGAACCATCAGAACCTTCCCACTTGCAGGTTCCAGACCAAGAGGTGCTACATTTGAAGAGGATCAGGCTTTGGAAAAAGAGCTCCTTGCTGATGAAAAAGAAAGAGCAGAGCACAACATGCTCGTAGACCTTGGACGTAATGACCTTGGCCGCCTTTGCAAGTTTGGAACTGTAGAAGTTGAAAAATACATGGAAATAGAAAGATATTCTCATGTAATGCATATAGGTTCTGAAGTAAAAGGCGTTTTGAGAGACGACTGTGATTCGATCGAAGCAGTAGACTCAGTTCTTCCTGCAGGAACCCTTTCAGGAGCTCCCAAGATTAGAGCCTGCGAGATCATAGATGAACTCGAAGACAGTAGAAGAGGAATATATGGCGGCGCCATAGGCTACGTAGACTTTACCGGCAACCTTGACACCTGTATTGCCATTAGACTTGCATACAAAAAAGGAAATAAGGTATTTGTCAGAAGCGGAGCCGGAATCGTAGCTGATTCCGTACCGGAAACAGAATATCAGGAGTGCATCAACAAGGCTAAGGCTGTAGTTCTTGCAATCAAGGAAGCGGAGGAAGAATAA
- the pyrB gene encoding aspartate carbamoyltransferase: MRHLMSPMDFTVQELEDLFDVANDIEHNMDKYSHACDGKILATCFYEPSTRTRLSFETAMLRLGGKTLGFADASNSSAAKGESVADTIRVISCFADICAMRHPKEGAPMVAASKSLIPVINAGDGGHQHPTQTLTDLLTIRSLHGSLGNFTIGLCGDLKFGRTVHSLINALTRYEGINFIFISPKELRVPDYITEMLDAKGISYREVIKLEDVISDLDFLYMTRVQKERFFNEEDYIRLKDFYILDKKKLDMAKETMQVLHPLPRVNEISVEVDDDPRAAYFKQVQYGLYVRMALILTLLDMTDAHINEGLLRKF, from the coding sequence ATGCGTCATCTTATGAGCCCCATGGACTTCACCGTGCAAGAACTCGAAGATCTGTTCGATGTAGCCAATGACATCGAACACAATATGGACAAATACTCACATGCATGTGACGGCAAGATCCTTGCTACATGCTTCTATGAACCAAGTACCAGAACCCGTCTTTCATTCGAAACAGCAATGCTCAGACTTGGCGGCAAGACTTTAGGATTTGCCGATGCTTCCAACTCTTCTGCTGCCAAGGGCGAAAGCGTTGCTGATACAATTCGCGTTATAAGCTGCTTTGCCGATATCTGTGCAATGCGTCATCCCAAGGAAGGTGCTCCCATGGTAGCTGCTTCCAAATCACTTATCCCTGTTATCAACGCAGGCGATGGCGGTCACCAGCACCCGACCCAGACACTTACAGATCTTCTCACCATCAGATCTCTTCATGGAAGTCTTGGAAACTTCACTATCGGCCTTTGCGGCGACCTTAAGTTCGGTCGTACCGTTCACTCTCTTATCAATGCTCTTACAAGATACGAAGGCATCAACTTCATCTTCATTTCACCAAAAGAGCTAAGAGTCCCTGATTACATCACAGAAATGCTTGATGCCAAGGGAATCTCCTACCGTGAAGTGATCAAACTCGAAGATGTTATCTCAGACCTTGATTTCCTTTACATGACCCGCGTTCAGAAAGAGCGTTTCTTCAACGAGGAAGACTACATAAGACTCAAAGATTTCTATATTCTTGATAAAAAGAAGCTGGATATGGCCAAAGAAACCATGCAGGTCCTCCATCCTCTTCCACGAGTTAACGAGATCTCCGTTGAAGTTGATGACGATCCAAGAGCAGCATATTTCAAGCAGGTTCAGTATGGTCTCTACGTAAGAATGGCCCTGATACTTACACTATTAGATATGACAGACGCTCATATAAATGAAGGCCTGTTACGCAAGTTCTAA
- a CDS encoding class B sortase, whose protein sequence is MSTGKDEKSKKSRLRPIIVYTLVAILVCIIAYEGYDIYEEIHERQIAVEEYDDIASKAVSTNPEKDPDTGKESVVIDEDTGIPELFVDFDMLSSQNPDFIGWLYWDFDVEGDKYDFTLNYPIVKENYANQYLHVTFTGEHNSSGCIFLDEYSDETFMGYNDFLFGHNMRNGSMFGSLDYLYKAPNKEETMDEPLYFYVYTKEATFKYVVYTYESTNNGNDTVYAIIDNDEDYDKYVERLKKLTNYKCPIDVSFEDRPEILNLSTCNGQRGSSKRFVIHGVKVDTVPNATDQ, encoded by the coding sequence ATGAGTACCGGTAAAGATGAGAAAAGTAAAAAATCCAGGCTAAGACCCATTATTGTTTATACTCTGGTAGCAATCCTTGTTTGCATCATAGCGTATGAAGGATATGACATCTACGAAGAAATTCACGAAAGGCAGATCGCAGTTGAGGAGTATGACGATATAGCTTCTAAAGCGGTATCCACCAATCCTGAAAAGGATCCGGATACAGGAAAAGAAAGTGTTGTAATTGATGAAGATACAGGAATCCCTGAGCTCTTTGTTGATTTCGATATGCTTTCTTCACAAAATCCTGATTTCATCGGGTGGCTTTACTGGGACTTCGACGTAGAAGGCGATAAGTACGACTTTACATTAAACTATCCCATAGTAAAAGAAAATTACGCCAACCAGTACCTGCACGTAACCTTCACAGGAGAGCATAATTCATCCGGTTGTATTTTCCTTGATGAGTATTCTGATGAGACTTTCATGGGATATAACGACTTCCTCTTTGGGCACAACATGCGTAATGGATCCATGTTCGGTTCTCTGGATTATCTTTACAAGGCGCCTAATAAGGAAGAAACAATGGATGAACCGTTGTATTTCTATGTATATACAAAAGAAGCGACCTTTAAATACGTAGTCTATACATATGAAAGCACTAACAATGGTAACGATACTGTGTATGCCATAATTGATAACGACGAGGACTATGATAAGTATGTAGAAAGGCTCAAAAAGCTCACAAACTACAAATGCCCAATTGATGTGTCATTTGAAGACAGACCGGAAATTCTTAATCTTTCAACCTGTAATGGTCAGCGCGGATCATCCAAACGATTTGTGATCCATGGCGTAAAGGTCGATACAGTACCAAATGCTACAGATCAATAA
- a CDS encoding L,D-transpeptidase family protein: MKKKNLILFIAATAVAAIYIGAAIFFSFHFCPGSKLNDQDISWMTIDEVRSLVNSKASSYVLAISGRKDLEEKITAADISWTPQFDEGLNDNLGFLNGLKWPVSIFSHKAYTNADLASFDEGQLRSKISAMSFFKEENMVEPVDAELVFDESAAEYTVVPEDYGSEVDDTAFYSAVTNALSTMQSTLLLDEAGVYVEPTIFADDEKLNAECNSLNQYASAKITYTFGQDVITVDGNYIKDWISYDGTTTTLDTDKVNEFVNYLGRTYDTFGRDRTFTTSLGQTITISGGDYGWWMDRTTTFNELVEAIESASICDMTPAYFGTAAQYGAQDYGDSYVEVDLDHQHVYVYEDGVLVIETDCVSGKVTKDRVTPTGVFSITYKERDATLKGDNYSSDVKYWMPFYGNVGLHDASWRSSFGSDIYVTNGSHGCVNLPPDAAAVVFEHVEKGEAVIVYGGIQPDQVKDYLKNKEGNDSSEDSTTQEEGTSEESTSEESIQAPEAVVPDDQNQTVTEETTETTPVTE, encoded by the coding sequence GTGAAGAAAAAAAATCTGATTCTTTTTATAGCTGCTACTGCCGTGGCAGCTATTTATATAGGGGCAGCTATATTTTTCTCATTTCATTTTTGTCCCGGTTCAAAACTTAATGATCAGGATATATCCTGGATGACTATTGACGAAGTCAGAAGCCTTGTTAACTCTAAGGCTTCCAGTTATGTTCTTGCGATCTCCGGTAGGAAAGATCTTGAGGAGAAGATCACAGCTGCTGATATCTCATGGACACCTCAGTTTGATGAAGGTCTTAATGATAATCTTGGCTTTTTAAATGGTCTGAAATGGCCTGTTTCTATTTTTTCTCACAAAGCATATACAAATGCAGACCTTGCATCATTTGATGAAGGGCAGCTTCGATCAAAGATAAGCGCTATGTCTTTTTTCAAAGAAGAGAACATGGTGGAACCTGTTGATGCAGAGCTTGTGTTTGATGAAAGCGCTGCAGAATATACAGTTGTTCCGGAAGATTATGGAAGCGAAGTAGATGATACTGCATTTTATAGTGCTGTAACGAATGCGCTTTCTACTATGCAGTCAACTCTTTTACTGGATGAAGCAGGAGTTTATGTAGAACCTACAATCTTTGCTGATGACGAGAAACTCAATGCTGAATGCAATAGTCTTAATCAGTATGCTTCTGCCAAGATAACTTATACCTTTGGTCAGGATGTGATTACGGTTGATGGTAATTATATAAAGGACTGGATCAGTTATGACGGAACAACAACTACTCTTGATACCGATAAGGTTAATGAATTCGTTAATTACCTTGGAAGAACATATGATACCTTTGGACGTGACAGGACATTTACTACATCTCTTGGTCAGACGATAACAATATCAGGTGGTGATTATGGCTGGTGGATGGACAGAACCACCACCTTTAATGAGCTTGTAGAGGCTATAGAGTCTGCAAGTATCTGTGACATGACTCCGGCTTACTTTGGTACAGCGGCACAGTATGGAGCTCAGGATTATGGCGATAGCTATGTTGAAGTTGATCTTGATCACCAGCACGTGTATGTATACGAGGATGGGGTTCTTGTAATAGAAACAGACTGTGTTTCCGGTAAGGTCACCAAGGACAGAGTAACTCCTACAGGAGTTTTCAGTATCACATATAAAGAGCGGGATGCTACTCTTAAGGGTGATAACTATTCTTCAGATGTTAAGTACTGGATGCCATTTTATGGTAATGTTGGTCTTCATGATGCAAGCTGGAGATCATCCTTTGGCTCAGATATATATGTGACAAACGGATCACATGGATGCGTAAATCTTCCTCCGGATGCCGCTGCAGTTGTATTTGAACATGTCGAGAAGGGCGAAGCAGTTATCGTCTATGGCGGAATACAACCGGATCAGGTAAAAGACTATCTTAAGAATAAAGAGGGAAATGACTCATCTGAAGATAGCACAACTCAGGAAGAGGGAACTTCGGAAGAGAGTACTTCTGAAGAAAGCATACAGGCACCAGAAGCTGTTGTGCCTGATGATCAGAATCAGACAGTGACAGAGGAAACGACAGAGACTACACCTGTAACGGAATAA
- a CDS encoding aminodeoxychorismate/anthranilate synthase component II — protein MILLIDNYDSFTYNLYQYIGTLEPDIKAVRNDKITLDEIKELNPKAIILSPGPGKPKDAGICEDVVARFGDSIPILGVCLGHQAICEYYGGTVDHATRLMHGKQSDTKIDTSSPLFTGMTDIIKVARYHSLSLKEGTVPDCLKVIARADDGEIMAVQHKEYKVFGVQFHPESIMTPQGMDILRNFVHRITSGVL, from the coding sequence ATGATACTACTTATCGACAACTATGACAGCTTTACCTATAACCTGTATCAGTATATCGGAACTCTTGAACCTGATATCAAAGCAGTAAGAAACGACAAGATAACACTTGATGAAATTAAGGAGCTTAATCCAAAAGCAATTATTTTATCCCCCGGCCCAGGTAAACCAAAGGACGCTGGAATCTGTGAAGACGTTGTAGCAAGATTTGGAGATAGTATCCCAATCCTTGGCGTATGCCTTGGACATCAGGCAATTTGCGAATACTACGGCGGAACAGTAGATCATGCTACAAGACTTATGCATGGTAAGCAGTCTGATACCAAGATTGATACATCATCTCCCCTTTTTACCGGAATGACTGATATAATAAAAGTAGCAAGATATCATTCCCTCTCACTGAAAGAAGGAACAGTTCCGGATTGTCTTAAGGTAATAGCAAGAGCCGACGACGGCGAAATAATGGCAGTTCAGCACAAAGAATATAAAGTCTTCGGCGTTCAGTTCCATCCGGAATCCATCATGACACCTCAGGGAATGGATATATTAAGAAACTTCGTACATAGAATTACATCCGGAGTTCTGTAA
- a CDS encoding aspartate carbamoyltransferase regulatory subunit, producing the protein MLNVGKIDEGFVLDHIQAGKAMSIYHHLGLDRLDCTVAIIKNARSGKMGRKDILKVECDIDSMDLNILAFIDHNITVNVIKDGEIIEKRALVLPREIKGVLRCHNPRCITSIEQGLPHIFYLADEANEIYRCKYCDEKYSMNDSDFDRGQC; encoded by the coding sequence ATGCTTAATGTTGGAAAAATAGATGAGGGCTTTGTTCTCGATCATATCCAGGCCGGTAAAGCCATGTCGATCTATCATCACCTCGGTCTTGACCGCCTTGACTGTACTGTTGCTATCATCAAGAATGCCCGTTCCGGTAAGATGGGACGCAAAGATATCCTGAAGGTTGAATGTGATATCGATTCCATGGACCTTAATATCCTTGCTTTCATCGATCACAATATCACTGTTAACGTTATAAAAGATGGCGAGATCATTGAAAAAAGAGCTCTGGTCCTTCCCAGAGAGATCAAGGGCGTGCTCAGATGCCACAATCCCCGCTGTATCACTTCTATCGAGCAGGGGCTTCCGCATATCTTCTATCTTGCGGATGAAGCTAATGAGATCTATCGCTGCAAATACTGCGACGAGAAGTATAGCATGAATGATTCAGACTTCGATCGCGGTCAGTGCTAA
- a CDS encoding TPM domain-containing protein translates to MKGLFKNKKISMIIGAAAIAASFVASPLAMTVYADGAEVISGDYGFVYDSSDLLTDDEEETLQKKLEEIGEAHDVQIAVVTTDSYSQYTIQEYADDIRDYGELGMKRGNDDSAILLAVCMSEREYYTSTRGEAIQILTDDNLLSLEDKFVSYLSDGDYAKAFDKFADGCDKFCTAYENRDKIPAWKWLACLVLGLAAGGVTVGVMASGMKNVKQNNSAADYEQRNNIRINGRYDRFIRKSVNRVKIDNDSSRGGSTVHRSSSGNTSGGHGGHF, encoded by the coding sequence ATGAAAGGCTTATTTAAGAATAAAAAGATATCGATGATAATTGGAGCTGCGGCTATAGCTGCAAGCTTTGTAGCTTCACCGCTTGCTATGACTGTATATGCGGACGGAGCAGAGGTTATATCCGGTGACTATGGATTTGTTTATGATTCAAGTGATCTTCTGACTGACGATGAAGAAGAGACTCTTCAGAAAAAACTTGAAGAGATCGGTGAGGCTCATGATGTTCAGATCGCTGTAGTTACCACAGATTCTTATTCTCAGTATACTATTCAGGAATATGCTGATGATATAAGAGATTATGGCGAACTTGGCATGAAGAGAGGCAATGATGACAGCGCTATTCTTCTTGCTGTATGTATGAGCGAAAGAGAATATTACACAAGTACAAGAGGTGAAGCAATCCAGATCCTTACGGATGATAACCTTTTAAGTCTTGAAGATAAATTTGTTTCATATCTTAGCGACGGTGATTATGCTAAGGCATTTGATAAGTTTGCTGATGGATGTGACAAGTTTTGTACTGCATATGAGAATCGTGATAAGATTCCTGCATGGAAATGGCTTGCGTGCCTTGTTCTCGGCCTTGCCGCAGGCGGTGTAACAGTAGGTGTTATGGCAAGTGGTATGAAGAATGTTAAGCAGAACAATAGTGCCGCAGACTATGAGCAGAGAAATAATATTAGAATAAATGGTCGTTACGATAGGTTCATCAGAAAGAGTGTTAACAGAGTTAAGATCGATAATGACAGTTCCAGAGGCGGATCTACTGTTCATCGCTCGTCTTCCGGAAATACCAGCGGAGGTCATGGCGGTCACTTCTAA